CCGTTGCGAATCATCTGCGGATGGTAGTACACGCCCTGGCCGGGCAGGATTTCCCAGTGGTCAAAACCCGTCGGATCGCTGATCAAGTGCCATTTGCCGATCACCGCGGTCTGATAACCGGCGGCCTGCAGCAGTTTGGGAAAAGTGGTTTGTGCGCCGTCAAAACGACTGTTGGAATTGTTGTAGAAGCCGTTGAGGTGGTTGTATTTCCCGGTGAGCACCGTGGCCCGGCTGGGCCCGCAGATCGAATTCGGCACCAGGCAGCGATCGCAGCGAACTCCTTCGGCCGCGAGGCGATCGAGGTTCGGCGTCGCGATTAGCCGGCGCGGGTCGTTATAGGCGCTAATCGCCTGGTAGCCGTGATCATCGGAAAAAACCAGCACGATGTTCGGCCGCGTCGGCGCCGCCGCGCGCGCCGCGAGCTGCAGACCAAAAACACAAACTACCGCGAAAGCGCCGGCCGCAACGTGCCGACGTAAATGACGAGAATTCATACCACCATTGATCCTGATCGAACTGCGAATCGAAAAGAACATAAAACGGTCGATGGCCGACATTACTTGCTTGTTTTGCCGCCGAACTGCTGCTCATAGAGAGTTTTGAAAGGATTCTCCGCCGGCCCGACGGCGTCCTCGTTTTCGAGGCACGGCAACACCGATTCCCACCATGCGTCGTACTCGGCGCGTAGACGAGCGACCACATCCGGATGCTCGGCGATCACGTTCGTCTTTTCCCCGGGATCGGCCTGCAAGTCGAAAAGCTCCTTGTTGTCGACCAGCGTGTAACGGCTATTGCGGATCGAGCAGGCGGTGTATTTCGCTTTCTCTACTTCGCCGCGTGGCCAGCGCCCCAGGTGCGTCACCAGAAACCGATCCGGCCAGGCAGCCTGCGGATTCTTGAGCAAGGGCAGCAAGCTGCGCCCCTCGATTTGCTTTGTCAGCTTGTCGTCGAGCTTCGCGCCGGTGATCGCGGCCAAGGTCGGCAAAACGTCGATATGCGCCGCGAGCGCCGGGCAATCGACCCCGCCCGAGAAGCCGGCCGGCCAGCGCCAGAACGAGGGAACCCGCGTGCCGCCCTGCCAGGCCGTGGCTTTCTTCCCGCGCATGCCGGCGTTGAAGATCTCGGTGCCCATCGTGCCACCGTTGTCGGTGAGAAAGATGACGAGCGTGTTGCGCGCGAGGTCCGCCTCGTCGAGCTGCGCCATCAGCCGCCCAAAGTTCTCGTCGATGTTTTCGATCATGCCGTAGAACTTCGCTACGTTCAGAGGCACTTCGGCCGCATGGCGGCGCGTGTACTCCTCAGGCACATCGAGCGGCGTGTGCGCCGCGTTCGGCGTGATGTAGGCGAAAAACGGCTGCCGGCCTTTCACTTCGCCGATCCACTTCTGCGCCTGCTCGAAGAACAGGTCCGTGCAGTAGCCCTTGGTTTTTTCAAAGCGGCCGTTGTGCAAGAGAGCCGGATTGAAATTCGTATTGCCCGGCGCGTCCCCGCAACTACCGGGATAGCTTTGGCCGATGCCGCCGGCGCCGTGAATGTACATCTCGTCGAAGCCGCGTTTGTCGGGCCAGCGCTCCGGCTCGTCCCCCAGGTGCCACTTGCCGAAAATGCCCGTCGTGTAACCGACCGATTTCAGCACCTGCGCCAGCGTGGTGGCGTGCAGCGTAAGGCGCTCGCGCTCGTTGATCGTGTGCGTGACGCCATTTTTGAACTCGTGCCGGCCGGTCATGAGGGCCGCGCGCGTGGGCGCGCACGTGGGGCTGACGTGAAAATCGGTGAAGCGAACGCTCGCGCGCCAAAAGGCGTCGATCGCCGGGGTCTTGATGATCGGGCTCCCCAGGCACGAGAAGTCGCCGTAGCCTACGTCGTCGGGCATGACGATCACGATGTTCGGCAGCGGCTCGGCCGCGCTTATGGCGGGCCGCGCTGCGCAACAAATGCCGAGGATCGCCAGAAAAAGACCCGCGAACGTAGAACGCATGACACTTCCAAGGAAAAGTTAAAGCTCAGAAGGCGAACGCCTCTTTGAACCAGGCTTATTCCGCACGGCCCGGCGGACGGCGGTTCTTGCCTTCGCGCTTCGTCAGGTTGTCGCCCATGTCGTCACGGGCTTGTTCCGCGAATGCCAAGAGTCGCTTCACCACGTCAGGATGGTCGGCGGCGACGTCTTTCGACTCGCCGATGTCGTCATCGAGATTGTAAAGCTCGGGACGCTCGATTTTGCGCGATTCGTACGCGGCAGGCTTGCCACCCGTTCCGCCTGAGTGGCCGGCGAGCGTCGAGTACGTGTGCGGCAACTGCAGCTTCCACGCCCCACTCGACACGGCCTGCAACTGATTGTCGGCGTAGTAGAAGTAGTACGCCTCGTGCGGGTTCTTGGCGCCCGGCGTGCCCACGAATAGCGGCCAGATATCGAGCCCGTCGATTTTCTTCTCCGGCAGCTTCGCGCCGGTGAGCCGCGCAATGGTCGGGAAGAGGTCGATCGTCATGGCCGGCTCGCGGCAGACCGTGCCCGGCGGAATGACGCCCGGAAAACGGGCCACGAACGGCTCGCGCACGCCTCCCTCCCAGCAGGTTCCTTTTCCTTCTCGCAACGGGCCGGCCGAACCGCCATGATCGCCGTAGCTCAGCCAGGGGCCGTTGTCGGAAGTGAAAATCACCAGCGTCTTACCATCCAGCCCGTTGCGGGCAAGCGCGGCCAGGATTTCGCCGACCGACCAGTCGATTTCCTGCATCACATCGCCGTACATGCCAGCGGCCGACTTGCCTTGGTACTTCTCGCTCGCGTGCAGCGGCACATGCGCCATGCTGTGCGGTACGTAAAGCAGAAACGGGCGATCCTTATGGCGATCGATGAAGCTCACCGCGTGCTCGGTGTACCAGGTGGTGAGCTGGCGCTGCTCCTTGGACGTCACCTCGGGTATGGCAATCTTGTCTCCTTCGATGAGGGGCAGGTCAGGATAGCCCTGGCGCTTCTTGGCTCCCTCCGTGGCGAGGTAATCAGGATGCAGTGGCCACATATCGTTCGAGTACGGCAGCCCAAAGTACTCATCGAAACCATGATGCGTGGGCAGAAACTGCGTCAAGTGCCCCAAATGCCATTTGCCATAGATGGCCGTGGCATAGTTCTGCTGCTTGACGAGTTCGGCGAGCGTCATTTCGTCCGCATTGATGCCGATCTTCGCTTGCGGACCGAGCGCACCCTGGATGCCCAATCGGTTGGGATAGCAACCGGTCAGTAACGCCGTGCGCGAGGCCGAGCAGACGGGCTGAGCCGAATAGAAGCGCGTGAAGCGAACTCCCTCGGCGGCCATCCGATCGAGGTTGGGCGTGCTGTATCCTTTGGCGCCGAAAGGCCCGATGTCCGCATAGCCGACGTCATCGCAGAAAATAATGACAATGTTGGGATGCTCTGGCACGCCGGGCTCAGCGGCCGCGGTCGCCTGGCGGCTCGAGCTAATCGCAATAGCCGCAGCAATGAAGAGGATGCACAACATCACGGCGCGAGTCGCGCCGCCGGCCAACACGATACGATGGTTCTTTGGATACAAAGTTGCGTTCCTCCGCCCACAGGGTGCGATTCCTCATGCAGAAGCCGCGGGAAAACGTCCGGGCACCGGCCGCCGGGGACGGCGACGTACGCCGATCATAACTTCTCCACCGGCCGACTGCATGTAGTTGTGGCAGTCGAATTCACGGATCGGCAGCCGTCACCGTCAGCCCGCTTTCCCGCCGCGCGATCCGCCATGATAATTGGTGGATTCTCGGCCCGCCGCAACGCCCATACCGAATCGATCGATGGCCCAGCGAAAGAATCGTCGAGCACACGCCGAAGCGGCGGCTGCCGCGCCGGCAGAGCCGATAACCATGCGCAGCGCATGGCAGCGACCGGCGGTCCGCACTGCGGGTGGCATGCTGGCGATCTTAGGGTGCATCCTCGCGGTCTACGCCCGATCGATGTCGGCGCCGATGATCTTCGACGACACGTCGACGATCGTCACGAGCAAATCGGTCAAACAATTGTGGCCGCTGGTCGGAACTGAAAGCGAGCCGGGCCCCTTCCGGCCAGCACGGCAATCCTCGACCGCTGGTCGGCCGCTCGTGAACCTTACGTTCGCATTGAACTACGCGATCGGCGGCGATGCGCCGTTCGGCTACCGGCTGGTGAACCTCGGTTTGCACTTCGCGTCGGCGCTTTTGATCTGGAGCATCGTGCGGCGGACGTTGCTCACGGATTACTTTCGGGGACGGTTCTCGCAGGTCGCGGGCGCGCTCGGGTTCATCACGGCACTGCTGTGGGCGATTCATCCGCTACTGACCGAGGCGGTTGAGTACATCACGCAGCGCACCGAGCTGCTGATGGCCTTTTGCTATCTACTCGCGATCTATGCCAGCCTGCGCTATTGGACAGCCACGGATCGGCGCTTTCGCGCTGGCTGGATGTCGCTGGCCACGGTCGCGTGCATCGCCGGAGTCGCGTCGAAAGAGGTCATCGTCTCGGCGCCACTGGTGATTTTGCTCTTCGAGCGAACATTTCTCCGCGGTTCGTTTCGAGAGGCGCTGCGTGAATCGTGGCCGTTGTACGTCGGACTATGCCTCAGCTGGATACCGCTTCTGGCGCTCAACATCGGCGGGCCGCGCACCGAATCGACCGGTTTCGGTCACGACCTGACGGCATATCACTATTGGTTGACGCAAACCCGAGTGCTGCTTTTGTATCTCAAGCTCAGCGTCTGGCCGTGGCCGCTGGTGATTCATTACCAGTTTCCCTATTTCGAATCGCTTTCCGCGGCCGCGCCGTACCTGTTGCCCGCGATGGCGCTGGCGGTCGTTACGGCCGTGCTCGCGGGACGCGGGACGGCGACCGGTTTCGTGCTGGCGAGCGTCATCGCCATCCTCTCACCGACCCTGCTGGTGCCGATCATTACGGAAGTTGCCGCCGAGCGCCGCATGTATTTACCGCTTGCCGCGCTCGTGACTTTGGCCGTGGTGGCAGCGTACCGCGCGGCCCAAAAAA
The genomic region above belongs to Pirellulales bacterium and contains:
- a CDS encoding arylsulfatase is translated as MRSTFAGLFLAILGICCAARPAISAAEPLPNIVIVMPDDVGYGDFSCLGSPIIKTPAIDAFWRASVRFTDFHVSPTCAPTRAALMTGRHEFKNGVTHTINERERLTLHATTLAQVLKSVGYTTGIFGKWHLGDEPERWPDKRGFDEMYIHGAGGIGQSYPGSCGDAPGNTNFNPALLHNGRFEKTKGYCTDLFFEQAQKWIGEVKGRQPFFAYITPNAAHTPLDVPEEYTRRHAAEVPLNVAKFYGMIENIDENFGRLMAQLDEADLARNTLVIFLTDNGGTMGTEIFNAGMRGKKATAWQGGTRVPSFWRWPAGFSGGVDCPALAAHIDVLPTLAAITGAKLDDKLTKQIEGRSLLPLLKNPQAAWPDRFLVTHLGRWPRGEVEKAKYTACSIRNSRYTLVDNKELFDLQADPGEKTNVIAEHPDVVARLRAEYDAWWESVLPCLENEDAVGPAENPFKTLYEQQFGGKTSK
- a CDS encoding sulfatase → MYPKNHRIVLAGGATRAVMLCILFIAAAIAISSSRQATAAAEPGVPEHPNIVIIFCDDVGYADIGPFGAKGYSTPNLDRMAAEGVRFTRFYSAQPVCSASRTALLTGCYPNRLGIQGALGPQAKIGINADEMTLAELVKQQNYATAIYGKWHLGHLTQFLPTHHGFDEYFGLPYSNDMWPLHPDYLATEGAKKRQGYPDLPLIEGDKIAIPEVTSKEQRQLTTWYTEHAVSFIDRHKDRPFLLYVPHSMAHVPLHASEKYQGKSAAGMYGDVMQEIDWSVGEILAALARNGLDGKTLVIFTSDNGPWLSYGDHGGSAGPLREGKGTCWEGGVREPFVARFPGVIPPGTVCREPAMTIDLFPTIARLTGAKLPEKKIDGLDIWPLFVGTPGAKNPHEAYYFYYADNQLQAVSSGAWKLQLPHTYSTLAGHSGGTGGKPAAYESRKIERPELYNLDDDIGESKDVAADHPDVVKRLLAFAEQARDDMGDNLTKREGKNRRPPGRAE
- a CDS encoding tetratricopeptide repeat protein, with protein sequence MAQRKNRRAHAEAAAAAPAEPITMRSAWQRPAVRTAGGMLAILGCILAVYARSMSAPMIFDDTSTIVTSKSVKQLWPLVGTESEPGPFRPARQSSTAGRPLVNLTFALNYAIGGDAPFGYRLVNLGLHFASALLIWSIVRRTLLTDYFRGRFSQVAGALGFITALLWAIHPLLTEAVEYITQRTELLMAFCYLLAIYASLRYWTATDRRFRAGWMSLATVACIAGVASKEVIVSAPLVILLFERTFLRGSFREALRESWPLYVGLCLSWIPLLALNIGGPRTESTGFGHDLTAYHYWLTQTRVLLLYLKLSVWPWPLVIHYQFPYFESLSAAAPYLLPAMALAVVTAVLAGRGTATGFVLASVIAILSPTLLVPIITEVAAERRMYLPLAALVTLAVVAAYRAAQKIVGEREGRRGPNPIDTQALFAVCIPVGLLAVAYTAVSTQRLHAYAAPLTIWQDALQYSPDSEYVQNNVGMALVALGRSREAIPHFEAAVRLKPDSAKSYVHLGFALLAAHRPQDAVGQFRYVLDLDPESSGPNNNLGFALTLAGRAEEAIPYLERAIQLEPDSAEPVQNMGLALAALERPEQAVPYFRRALDMNPKFTDAATNLGIAELRCGHPHEAAAALRRARELRPEEFGAVLPLATAYDQLNQPADAVRTVEAALDLAQRLRKPEQVQQYTEWLRVRRQGTARP